A section of the Papio anubis isolate 15944 chromosome 4, Panubis1.0, whole genome shotgun sequence genome encodes:
- the SEC61G gene encoding protein transport protein Sec61 subunit gamma — MDQVMQFVEPSRQFVKDSIRLVKRCTKPDRKEFQKIAMATAIGFAIMGFIGFFVKLIHIPINNIIVGG; from the exons ATGGATCAGGTAATGCAGTTTGTTGAGCCAAGTCGGCAGTTTGTAAAGGACTCCATTCGGCTGGTTAAAAGATGCACTAAACCTGATAGAAAAG AATTCCAGAAGATTGCCATGGCAACAGCAATAGGATTTGCTATAATGGGATTCATTGGCTTCTTTGTGAAATTGATCCATATTCCTATTAATAACATCATTGT